A single window of Micrococcaceae bacterium Sec5.1 DNA harbors:
- a CDS encoding geranylgeranyl reductase family protein: MKVLIVGAGPAGSTAAYYLAQAGIDVTVLEKTSFPREKVCGDGLTPRAVREIQKLGMPHAESEGWRRNKGLRLIAGGRTIELPWPEVSDFPTYGLIRTRLGFDESLARHAEAAGAVVLEHHSVTSALQSDDGRVIGARASILDESGRKTGETRDFHADVVLAADGNSTRTAVSLGMHKRDDRPLGVAVRTYFTSPRHDDDWMEGWLELPGKSGKPLPGYGWVFGVGDGTSNVGLGILNSSKEFGKLDYKQVLREWTAGMPADWGFIPENQVGEIRGAALPMGFNRTPHYSPGLLLLGDAGGMVSPFNGEGISYAMESARFAAEFLIDSASRSASAGWTADDADAHLSRYADYVRDQWGSHFTLGRMFASLIGKPAVMKLALRTGMPIPVLMRFVVRMLANLTDPSAKGFEDRVIRVLEMLAPATSNTSSVRPFKAADSDTAVSATTS, from the coding sequence GTGAAAGTACTGATTGTTGGCGCGGGGCCCGCTGGGTCCACCGCCGCGTATTACCTCGCCCAGGCCGGCATCGATGTCACGGTCCTGGAAAAGACCTCATTTCCCCGCGAAAAAGTTTGCGGCGACGGTCTCACACCGCGCGCCGTCCGCGAGATCCAGAAGCTTGGAATGCCGCATGCTGAGTCCGAGGGCTGGCGCCGGAACAAGGGACTTCGACTCATTGCGGGCGGCCGTACCATTGAGCTGCCTTGGCCCGAGGTTTCAGACTTTCCCACGTACGGACTGATTCGGACGCGCCTGGGCTTCGACGAGTCGTTGGCCCGGCATGCGGAGGCCGCGGGCGCCGTCGTGCTTGAACACCACAGCGTCACTTCAGCTTTGCAGTCCGACGACGGCCGGGTCATCGGCGCACGCGCATCCATCCTTGACGAGTCCGGACGCAAGACCGGCGAAACGCGCGACTTCCATGCCGACGTCGTACTCGCTGCGGACGGCAACTCCACGCGAACCGCCGTGTCGCTGGGTATGCATAAGCGTGACGACCGCCCCCTGGGTGTCGCCGTGCGCACTTACTTCACATCTCCGAGGCACGACGACGACTGGATGGAAGGCTGGCTGGAGCTCCCCGGCAAGTCGGGCAAACCGCTACCCGGTTACGGCTGGGTGTTCGGCGTCGGTGATGGAACCTCCAATGTCGGCCTCGGCATCCTGAACTCCTCCAAGGAATTCGGGAAGCTGGACTACAAGCAGGTCCTGCGCGAATGGACCGCCGGAATGCCCGCCGACTGGGGCTTTATCCCCGAAAACCAGGTGGGGGAGATCCGCGGGGCGGCGCTGCCCATGGGCTTCAACCGCACGCCGCACTACTCGCCGGGGCTGCTCCTGCTGGGTGACGCCGGCGGCATGGTGTCCCCATTCAACGGCGAGGGCATCTCCTACGCGATGGAGTCGGCCCGGTTCGCGGCTGAGTTCCTGATTGACTCTGCATCACGCTCGGCCTCCGCCGGTTGGACCGCCGACGACGCCGATGCCCACCTTTCGCGGTACGCGGACTATGTGCGGGACCAGTGGGGATCGCACTTCACGCTGGGTCGTATGTTTGCTTCCTTAATCGGGAAGCCCGCCGTGATGAAGCTTGCCCTGCGAACAGGTATGCCGATTCCGGTGCTGATGCGCTTTGTGGTGCGCATGCTTGCCAACCTCACGGATCCGTCTGCGAAGGGCTTCGAAGACCGCGTGATCCGCGTCCTTGAGATGCTCGCCCCTGCCACGTCCAACACTTCCTCTGTCCGTCCTTTTAAGGCGGCAGACTCCGACACCGCGGTTTCCGCAACAACTAGTTAG
- a CDS encoding ABC transporter substrate-binding protein, translated as MQISRSVLSGTKMAAVLAAGVLALTACGGGSSTPAASSESGGPKLINAGKLTVCSDVPYEPFEFQKDGKIVGFDMDIANELAKDLKAELNVVDSSFEAIETGTALTGCDVSISSISITDVRKNVMDFSNPYMDDDLTLVATTSSGISNLDGAKGKKVGVQQATTGAQYAKDKGIDAQQFEDSGLLVQALKAGTIDAAVGNQSVLGYAIMDDSKLKRVEDYATGEKLGISIKKGNTAMTDAVNKTLKRITDDGTLKKFQTTWFGETTKK; from the coding sequence ATGCAGATCTCCCGTTCGGTTCTGTCCGGCACCAAGATGGCCGCCGTGCTCGCAGCAGGCGTCCTGGCCCTGACCGCTTGTGGCGGTGGCTCCTCCACCCCGGCAGCCTCAAGTGAATCGGGCGGCCCCAAGCTCATCAACGCCGGCAAGCTCACCGTGTGCTCGGATGTCCCCTACGAGCCCTTCGAGTTCCAGAAGGACGGCAAGATCGTCGGCTTCGATATGGACATCGCCAACGAACTGGCCAAGGACCTCAAGGCCGAACTCAACGTGGTGGACAGCTCCTTCGAAGCAATCGAGACCGGCACCGCACTGACTGGTTGCGACGTCTCCATCTCCTCAATCTCCATCACAGACGTCCGCAAGAACGTCATGGACTTCTCCAACCCCTACATGGATGACGACCTGACCCTCGTGGCTACTACGTCCTCGGGCATCAGCAACCTTGATGGCGCCAAGGGCAAGAAGGTTGGTGTCCAGCAGGCCACCACCGGCGCCCAGTACGCCAAGGACAAGGGAATCGACGCCCAGCAGTTCGAAGACTCCGGCCTCCTGGTCCAGGCCCTCAAGGCAGGCACCATCGACGCCGCCGTCGGCAACCAGTCGGTTCTGGGTTACGCCATCATGGACGATTCCAAGCTCAAGCGCGTTGAAGACTACGCAACGGGCGAGAAGCTGGGCATCTCCATCAAGAAGGGCAACACGGCCATGACTGATGCCGTCAACAAAACCCTGAAGCGCATCACCGATGACGGCACCCTGAAGAAGTTCCAGACCACCTGGTTCGGCGAGACCACCAAGAAGTAG
- a CDS encoding amino acid ABC transporter ATP-binding protein — translation MNNSNGSTSVRAAGVNIQDLRKSYGSNEVLKGISLNVEPGQVVCLIGPSGSGKSTLLRCVNLLEHPNAGTINVGKFEATDPDVDLNRMRQSVGMVFQHFNLFPHLSVLDNCTISQMKVLKRSKSEAGEVARRNLERVGLGHLADRFPDQLSGGQQQRVAIARALSMDPQLMLFDEPTSALDPETVGDVLAVMRKLAQEGMTMLVVTHEMGFAREVADRVVFMDAGVVVEEGPAEHVISAPTQARTKEFLRRVLDPTHIDVVED, via the coding sequence ATGAACAACTCCAATGGGAGCACCTCCGTTCGCGCCGCTGGCGTGAATATCCAGGACCTCCGCAAATCCTACGGAAGCAATGAGGTCCTCAAGGGCATCTCGCTGAACGTGGAACCAGGCCAGGTTGTCTGCCTGATCGGCCCTTCCGGTTCCGGAAAATCCACCCTCCTGCGCTGCGTGAACCTGCTTGAGCACCCGAATGCGGGCACCATCAACGTGGGCAAGTTCGAGGCAACCGACCCCGACGTGGACCTCAACCGCATGCGCCAAAGCGTTGGCATGGTGTTCCAGCACTTCAACCTGTTCCCCCACCTGAGCGTGCTGGACAACTGCACCATCTCCCAGATGAAGGTCCTCAAGCGGTCCAAGTCCGAGGCCGGTGAGGTAGCACGCCGCAACCTTGAGCGCGTTGGCCTTGGACACTTGGCTGACCGTTTCCCGGACCAGCTCTCCGGCGGCCAGCAGCAGCGCGTGGCCATTGCCCGGGCACTGTCCATGGATCCGCAGCTGATGCTCTTCGACGAGCCAACATCTGCCCTTGACCCCGAAACCGTGGGCGATGTCCTCGCCGTCATGCGCAAGCTGGCCCAGGAAGGCATGACCATGCTGGTGGTCACCCACGAGATGGGCTTCGCCCGCGAAGTGGCTGACCGCGTGGTCTTCATGGACGCCGGCGTCGTAGTGGAAGAAGGCCCTGCAGAACACGTCATCAGCGCCCCGACCCAGGCGCGAACCAAGGAATTCCTGCGCCGCGTCCTGGACCCGACGCACATCGACGTCGTGGAGGACTAG
- a CDS encoding demethylmenaquinone methyltransferase translates to MNRASLEKRPDEVATMFDDVAPKYDVVNDVLSMGQTRRWRRIVVDAMDVKVGQKVLDLAAGTGTSSEPYADAGVNVVACDFSLGMLKVGKRRRPDIDFIAGDATNLPFADSSFDASTISFGLRNVVEPRKALEEMLRVTKPGGRLVIAEFSHPVVPLWRNLYTEYLMRALPAIATKVSSNPDAYVYLAESIRAWPDQDHLAQWLSEAGWTDITYRNLSGGIVAVHRAQKPAEHRESVPVAKLRRQIKPRRSGSQPS, encoded by the coding sequence GTGAACCGAGCATCCTTGGAAAAGCGTCCGGACGAAGTTGCGACGATGTTTGACGATGTCGCCCCCAAATACGACGTCGTGAATGACGTCCTCTCCATGGGGCAGACGCGTCGGTGGCGCCGGATCGTGGTGGATGCCATGGATGTGAAGGTGGGCCAGAAGGTCCTGGACCTCGCCGCTGGAACGGGCACCTCAAGTGAGCCCTACGCCGATGCCGGCGTGAATGTTGTGGCCTGCGACTTCTCCCTGGGCATGCTCAAAGTGGGCAAACGACGCCGCCCGGACATCGACTTCATCGCCGGAGACGCCACCAACCTGCCGTTCGCGGACAGCAGCTTTGACGCTTCCACCATTTCCTTCGGCCTGCGGAACGTTGTTGAACCGCGCAAAGCCCTCGAGGAAATGCTGCGCGTCACCAAACCGGGCGGCCGGCTGGTCATCGCCGAGTTCTCGCACCCCGTGGTGCCGCTGTGGCGCAACCTCTACACCGAATACTTGATGCGAGCCCTCCCGGCCATCGCCACCAAGGTCTCCTCCAACCCGGATGCGTACGTGTACCTCGCCGAATCCATCCGCGCCTGGCCGGATCAGGACCACCTGGCGCAGTGGCTCAGCGAAGCAGGCTGGACAGACATCACCTACCGCAACCTCAGCGGCGGCATCGTTGCCGTACACCGCGCGCAGAAGCCGGCCGAGCACCGAGAAAGTGTTCCCGTGGCCAAGCTTCGACGCCAGATCAAGCCGCGCCGGTCCGGCAGCCAGCCCAGCTGA
- a CDS encoding polyprenyl synthetase family protein has protein sequence MTNSAEHSWTHAGHGLPDSVEPAPHTAAIATGLQLPAGFAAIAGDAELGPAITTNLARVEKKLREAISNSDPLADATSRHLVEAGGKRIRPLLTLLCAHLGDASRPEVVQAAVVVELTHLATLYHDDVMDSAPFRRGAPTAHEVWGNSVAILTGDLIFARASILVSELGSRALGIQARTFERLCLGQLHETVGPREDEDAVEHYLSVIADKTGSLVAASGQLGAIFAGADPTYEDLLVEYGEKVGVAFQLADDVIDVTGVKVKSGKSPGTDLREGVPTLPVLLLRRDAAAGDSSAAALLKLVDGDLTSDSALADAVAGLREHPVTTESWKIARQWSAEAVAALAPLPEGVVKASLTNFAHAVVDRSS, from the coding sequence GTGACGAACTCTGCCGAACACAGCTGGACGCATGCCGGGCACGGCCTGCCGGACTCTGTTGAGCCTGCCCCCCACACCGCCGCGATCGCAACGGGCCTCCAGCTGCCCGCCGGTTTTGCCGCCATCGCCGGCGACGCCGAACTCGGCCCAGCCATCACCACCAACCTTGCCCGCGTGGAAAAGAAGCTTCGCGAAGCCATCTCCAACTCGGATCCCCTGGCTGACGCAACGTCGCGTCACCTGGTGGAAGCCGGCGGCAAGCGCATCCGACCGCTGCTCACTCTGCTGTGCGCGCACCTTGGAGATGCTTCACGTCCTGAGGTTGTGCAAGCGGCGGTCGTGGTTGAACTGACGCACTTGGCAACCCTGTACCACGACGACGTCATGGACTCCGCACCGTTCCGCCGTGGCGCTCCGACGGCCCACGAAGTGTGGGGCAACTCCGTGGCCATCCTCACCGGCGACCTCATCTTTGCCCGCGCCTCCATCCTCGTCTCCGAGCTCGGCTCCCGTGCACTCGGCATCCAGGCCCGCACCTTCGAACGCCTCTGCCTCGGCCAGCTCCACGAAACAGTCGGCCCGCGCGAGGACGAAGACGCCGTAGAGCACTACCTGTCCGTCATCGCCGATAAGACCGGATCCCTGGTTGCAGCCTCCGGCCAACTTGGCGCGATCTTCGCCGGTGCCGATCCCACGTACGAGGACCTCCTGGTTGAGTACGGCGAGAAGGTTGGCGTGGCCTTCCAGCTCGCCGACGACGTCATCGATGTCACCGGCGTGAAGGTCAAGTCCGGCAAATCTCCGGGCACTGACCTCCGCGAAGGTGTTCCCACGCTGCCCGTGCTGCTGCTGCGCCGCGATGCTGCTGCAGGTGATTCGTCAGCGGCTGCGCTCTTGAAACTGGTGGACGGCGACTTGACATCGGATTCCGCGCTTGCCGATGCCGTCGCTGGTTTGCGCGAACACCCTGTGACTACCGAATCCTGGAAGATCGCCCGCCAGTGGTCCGCCGAGGCCGTTGCTGCCCTGGCCCCGTTGCCGGAGGGCGTTGTGAAGGCGTCGCTGACGAACTTCGCGCATGCCGTGGTGGACCGGAGCAGCTAG
- a CDS encoding amino acid ABC transporter permease — protein MAMTTRQRAKVSLNVQAGIFVVAVAALILAVDWKTVGNSVFNFAKIGPMFPDIFLIGLKNTLIYTALAFVLGLSGGLLLALMKLSSFPLYRWLATGYIEFFRGVPALLVFIAFGYGVPLAFGVQWDVNIVVMVSLGMVASAYIAETLRAGLQAVPRGQMEAARSLGMPHWRAMVSIVIPQAFKIVLPPLTNEVILLTKDSSLIYVLGLTASQYELTKFGRDGISSLGAGLTPLLVAGAFYLVITIPLSLLARKFESRSARANR, from the coding sequence ATGGCAATGACTACACGTCAACGAGCCAAAGTCAGTCTGAACGTCCAAGCCGGGATCTTCGTTGTGGCCGTGGCCGCTTTGATCCTCGCCGTGGATTGGAAGACCGTTGGAAACAGCGTCTTCAACTTCGCCAAAATTGGCCCGATGTTCCCCGACATCTTCCTGATCGGGCTCAAGAACACACTTATCTACACAGCGCTTGCCTTCGTTTTGGGCCTCTCCGGTGGTCTGCTGCTCGCACTGATGAAGCTCTCCTCTTTCCCGCTGTACCGCTGGCTCGCTACCGGATACATCGAATTCTTCCGTGGCGTCCCCGCCCTGCTGGTGTTCATCGCCTTCGGCTACGGCGTACCCCTGGCCTTCGGCGTGCAGTGGGATGTCAACATTGTGGTCATGGTTTCCCTCGGTATGGTGGCTTCGGCATACATCGCTGAAACCCTGCGTGCTGGCCTCCAGGCTGTCCCCCGGGGACAGATGGAAGCCGCCCGCTCCCTTGGAATGCCGCACTGGCGCGCGATGGTCTCCATCGTCATTCCGCAGGCCTTCAAAATCGTCCTGCCGCCGCTGACCAACGAGGTCATCCTCCTCACCAAGGACTCCTCGCTGATCTACGTCCTGGGCCTCACCGCGTCCCAGTATGAGCTGACCAAATTTGGCCGCGACGGCATCTCCAGCCTCGGAGCCGGGCTGACCCCGTTGCTCGTGGCCGGTGCCTTCTACCTGGTCATCACCATCCCCCTGAGCCTCCTGGCACGGAAGTTCGAAAGCCGCTCCGCGCGGGCGAATCGATAG
- a CDS encoding isochorismate synthase, giving the protein MTSTLRTLTVPLDVESSSGGLPSFLVRDDVLCWSRREAGLVGYGELTRFNVSGPERFLEADIWWRHLILEAEITDQVDIPGTGPVAFGSFAFSKMSPHVSRLIVPEMVVGIRDGRAWATQLAFDDVELTEAGVLAALDRWLTEPEPNGDGSAAGASDVGLSPDAFSPNGAAGYLSRGSLSETDWMEAVSNGVAEIRTGKLEKLVLARDVVANLPAGVNAAEVLRQLAARYRECWTYGVDGLVGATPEMLIQVEGRTAQARVLAGTLDRRDAEGVDGSPMAYAERVLAGSEKQRHEHEIAIDSLTRQLAPFSEAMNSHSEPFILELPNVWHLASDVKAELADIEGHVPTCLALINALHPTAAVCGTPTLVAGALIRKLEHLDRGPYAGPVGWLDAAGNGEWGIALRGAVIEDANTVRLYAGCGIVEGSQPEAELAETWAKFRPMLESLGIQR; this is encoded by the coding sequence ATGACGAGCACGCTCCGTACCTTGACAGTCCCCCTCGATGTCGAATCATCCTCCGGGGGGCTGCCGTCGTTTCTGGTCCGGGACGACGTCCTCTGCTGGTCACGCCGCGAGGCCGGTCTGGTGGGCTATGGCGAGCTGACCCGCTTCAACGTCTCAGGCCCGGAGCGTTTCCTTGAGGCCGATATCTGGTGGCGGCACCTTATTCTTGAGGCCGAGATCACCGATCAGGTGGACATTCCAGGCACTGGTCCGGTGGCGTTCGGCTCGTTCGCTTTTTCCAAGATGTCCCCGCACGTTTCCCGGCTGATCGTCCCGGAGATGGTGGTTGGCATCCGCGATGGCCGCGCCTGGGCCACCCAATTAGCGTTCGACGACGTCGAGCTCACCGAGGCGGGCGTCCTCGCCGCCCTGGACCGCTGGCTCACTGAGCCCGAGCCAAACGGCGACGGCTCAGCGGCAGGAGCGTCCGACGTCGGGCTGTCACCTGACGCTTTTTCGCCCAACGGCGCGGCTGGTTACCTCAGCCGCGGTTCCCTGAGCGAAACGGATTGGATGGAGGCCGTCTCCAATGGAGTGGCGGAAATCCGCACCGGCAAGCTGGAGAAACTGGTGTTGGCGCGCGACGTCGTAGCCAACCTTCCTGCCGGCGTGAACGCTGCGGAGGTGCTTCGCCAGCTGGCGGCACGGTACCGGGAATGTTGGACGTACGGTGTTGACGGCCTGGTGGGTGCGACGCCGGAAATGCTGATCCAGGTGGAGGGCCGCACGGCCCAGGCCCGCGTGCTGGCCGGAACGTTGGATCGGCGCGACGCCGAAGGTGTAGACGGATCCCCCATGGCGTACGCCGAGCGTGTACTGGCCGGATCTGAGAAGCAGCGCCACGAGCACGAGATCGCGATTGATTCGCTGACCCGCCAGCTGGCGCCGTTTTCCGAGGCGATGAACTCCCATAGCGAGCCCTTCATTCTGGAACTGCCGAACGTGTGGCATCTGGCCTCGGATGTCAAGGCTGAGCTGGCCGATATCGAAGGTCATGTGCCCACATGCTTGGCCTTGATCAACGCCCTTCATCCGACTGCCGCCGTGTGCGGAACACCTACCTTGGTTGCCGGTGCGCTGATCCGAAAACTGGAGCATCTGGACCGTGGCCCGTACGCCGGTCCGGTGGGTTGGCTTGATGCTGCCGGGAATGGCGAGTGGGGCATCGCTTTGCGCGGCGCGGTCATCGAGGACGCCAACACGGTGCGCCTTTACGCGGGTTGCGGGATTGTGGAGGGTTCGCAGCCGGAGGCTGAGCTTGCCGAGACCTGGGCTAAATTCCGGCCGATGCTTGAGTCCCTGGGCATCCAGCGCTGA